AGTTCGAAACCGATCGACTACTTCAGCTCGCCCTGGACCATTGGCTCAATCGCTCGAGACGCCTTCAGCGCATTGCGCAGCGCCTCCAGATCGCGGGCCGGGAGATTTGCGAAGAGACCGTCTCGCCCATTTTTGGCGCGAGCCTGGTGGATCTCGAGGGCCTGCCTATTTCGCTTCAGCCTGTAGCGCGGAAGCGATTTGGACCCAAGCACCGCTTCTTCGTGACCGCGGTCTTCCCCGGGATGGCTTCGGAGCGGGCAGGCCTAAAGGTCACAGACGCAGTGTTGAAGGTGAACGGTTCTTTGCTGCGTAATTCAAAGAGCTTTTACGGGAGCGAGCCCCGGCTTGAAGAAATGAATGTATTGGAGATCGCGAGGAAGGACGAGACGCTCGCCCTCGAAGTCGATACCCAGCTCGGCTGCCGCTACCCGGCGTCGATTACTGTCAACGACCAAGTCATCGCTTATGCGACGGGTGAGACCATTGCAGTCAGTTCTGGCTTCATGAGGTATTACACAGACGACACGATGGTGGCACAAGTGGTGGGACATGAACTCGCGCACAACATACTCGCCAGTCCATCGAATAGAAGGTATCCCTGGGCTTCGAGAAGGTCGGAGGCGCGGGCCGACTACGTGGGAATCTATCTGGCCGCCATCGCGGGATATCCGTTGGCTCCCGGATTCCTGCTGCAATTAGGATTGACCGTCAACGTCGACTACTTCACGGGCCATCGCAGAACTCATCCAACTACTCCCGCTCGCGTACTTGCAGAGCGAAAGACGATCGAAGAGATCAAAGGAAAACAGAAACGGGGAGAACCACTGAGGCTTCGGTTCGAATGATGCCGAAGATCGCAGCCAGTGGGATCGCCACAGCACTCGCCTGCGCTTGGGGCTGCACCAGTGCCCCGCTTCCGCCCGAGGTCTCGCCGGAAGAACTCGACCGGTCCGTGGCGGAAGTTGCAGCCACCAGTGTGGGCAACTACGTCAAGCAGAGAGCCCGAGTGCTCGACATCGAGTACGCCCTGACCACGGGCAGCGCGAAGCGGTGCGCCCCGCTCAGGCCTCAGGCCGGAGTACTTCTATTTCACCCGGGCACTTTTGCCGATGATTCGATTCGCGCAGCCGCAAATCGGAACCATGCGCTCGGCGAACATCTCAGCGTCGTACATGTCGTTCCCGGCAGCAGCTTCGATCTCGCGGGGATTCGACCTGGTGACGAACTGCTCGAGATCGACCGAAAAACGATTCGTACCGAGAGTGAGTTCTCCGATCTATTGCTCGAAACCTCGGAGCGCAGTTCGCTCCAGATACTCGTTCTGCGTGGCGAAGCACAGCTCGAACTACCGGTGCAACTGGCTCATGGATGCCCTGTCAAATTCATTCTCTCGCATGACCACGACTATCGGATCGTCACGGGCCAGGGCAGCAAGCTATTGATCTACGTACCCGAAGGCGTAACCAGTTTCGTCGCAGACGACGACACCCTCGGTATGGTGCTCGCTCACCAATTTGCCCATGTGTTGTTCGATGACCCGGAAAAAACGTGGCAAGAACAAGAACTCCGAGCGGATCGATACGGCCTTCACCTGGCAGCCACCGCGGGCTTCGATGTGAGTGGTGCCGTGAAGTACTGGGAGGCCGTTGCAGTTGAATACCCGTGGTTGATCGGCGAGGCGCTCAGTGCGAGCGGTCCGCTGTGGAAGGGATTTGGCGAGCACCCGCACTACGGTCTCGGTCGTCGCGTTGCTGGCATTCGAGCAACCGTTCGGGAGATCGCGGCGCGTCAAACCGCAAATGTCAGTTCGGGGATCTCCCCCCCACCGGGCAATTAACGTCTTCGACTATTTTCGATATCTGCAATCTGCCTTTGTGGCCTTGATTGCCATGCCTTTAGAATCCACGTCGGCGAGATAAACAGGAGCGTCGAATACATACATTTCGCGTCCAGCCTCCTTCCGATTTCCGGTCATGTATCGTGGCTTGCCCTCACTGATTTCGTACAAGTGCCCGGCCTCAGCACTGAACTCGGTGGTGCAATCCCGCCTATAGCGCTGGCCCTTGGCCGCCGGATTGATCAATTCGCCCCGGAAGTACGAACGGAAATTCACTTCATATCTTCCCGGCAACAATTCATATGCACGCCCCTCGAGGGCGAGTCCGTTGATGTTCGTGATCGCTCCGGTCGTGGCCAATTTCAACACCGCCACCTCCTCTCGCGCTCGACGCTCACCTTTGTACAGGGGCTTCACTGACGCGCAGGCGCTCGCGAGAGCAACGACCATCCCACCGGCAATCAACACCGACCCAAGCTTCACGGACACGTCCTCCGATTACAGACATTGAGATTATCGTAGTGCGCCAGCAGAACCCGTAATCCATCTGGAGCTCGAGAGAAAGGTCAGCGTGAGCACCCGCCCTGAAGCCTCACCGCTGCCGAGCGACAAACAGTTGATCCGCGACGAGAGCATCTACGGTCGCCTGCCCCTGCTTCCCGGAGAGCGGGAGTACGGACCCTCTATTTCGCGGCGGACCTGCGCTTTTTCGATGTTCCCCTCGCCGGGCAATGGTGATAGAATCCAGCCCTCTCGAGCGGACTCGGCAGCCGCGATTCTCGCGAATGCCGGACCCTGGCAAAGCAATGCTGGCTCGAACTCAGCGGTCCTCGCTACAGCGAAGCGAGCGACGGAGGAAGATTCATGAGCGTCGCACTCAAAACCGAGACACCCCAGAAACTCAAATATTTCATGGACGGCGCATGGCACGAATCGAAGAGCGGCGTCTACATGCCCGTTACAAATTCCAGCACAGGTGAACTCATGGCCGAAGCGCCGCGCTGCAGCATCGACGAGGTCAATGCTTGCGTGGAATCGGCTCACGCCGCTTTTCCGGCCTGGCGAGATACGCCGGTCAGCCAGCGCATCCAGGTGATGTTCCGCTACAAGGCGTTGCTCGATAAACACAAGGACGAGTTGGCCACACTGCTAGCCACCGAGATGGGGAAGACCCTCGTAGAAGCCCACGGCGACGTCTTCAAGGCCATCGAGGTCGTGGAGTTGGCGTGCTCGGTTCCAGTGACCATGCAGGGACGCTCGACCATGAATACATCGACGGGTTTCGACACGGTCAGCTACCGGGAGCCGCTGGGTGTATTTGTCGGCATCGCGCCCTTCAACTTTCCGGCGATGATCCCGATGGGCTGGATGGTTCCGCTAGCGATCGCGACCGGCAACACCTACGTGCTGAAGGCCGCGAGTCTGGTTCCCCAGACCGCCATGCGCATGGTCGAGTTGTTGGCAGAGGCTGGCCTTCCCGCCGGCGTGATGAATATGGTGACCGCATCGCGAGATGAAGCCGAACCCCTTCTCCGGCATCCCATGGTCAGGGGTGTGACGCTGGTCGGTTCCAAGAAGATTGGACTGCATGTCTACAAGACGGCGGCGGCGGAAGGCAAGCGCGTTCAGGCGTTGACCGAGGCCAAGAATCACGCGTTGATTCTCAAGGATGCGCCGATTCTGGCCACCGCCCAGCGCGTCATCAACTCTGCTTTCGGGTGTGCGGGCGAACGCTGCATGGCGCTTCCCGCCATTTGTGTAGAGGAAGAAATCGCCGACGAACTGGTCGGAACGATCCTCGACATCGCGAAGCGACTGAAGATGGGCGCTGCCTGGTTGCCAGATACCGAGATGGGTCCGATGGTCACCAGTGAACATCGAGAATCGGTCCACGCTTGGGTGGACAAGGGTTCCAAGGAAGGAGGCGACCTGATCCTCGACGGACGCAATCCCACCGTTCCAGGTTATGAGGGCGGCTACTTCATGGGGGCGACCGTGTTCGACAACGTCACGTCGGATATGCGGATCGGAATCGACGAGATCTTCGGCCCGGTGCTCAGCGTCAAGCGCGTGAGGGATTTCGAAGAAGGCCTTGCGGAAATGAATGCCAGTGAGTTCGCGAACGGCTCAGCGATTTTCACGATGAACGGGAGGTATGCACGGGAGTTCAGCCGCCGGACTGATGCCGGCATGGTGGGTATCAATGTGGGCATCCCGGTCCCGATGTCGACGTTCCCGTTCTGTGGACACAAGAACAGTTTCTTCGGAGACCTGCACTGCATGGGGACAGATGGCATCTCGTTCTTCACCGAGACCAAGGCTGTGACGAGTCATTGGTTCAACGAGTCCGACCTGCAGGGCGGCAAGGTGGGGACCTGGTCTTGACCTTACGTTGATTGATTCGCGTTGAGATCGCGGGCGCTGCAGCGGCGGCGCCCGCTTTTTTTGCTGACGCAACAGAGCTTCATTGGAGCGCAAGACCCAGTTCGAAATCCGGAAGAAGCGATGGGGAGCGGCGGCAATTCCGGGAGTTATTGAGGTCTATTAATGAAGGAATAGCGGGTCGAGTTTCGGTAACTGCTGCTCCAACCACAGCCCGGCTCCCGCTACCACCGTGGATCGGGCCCTCCGGATGAACCTGGGCTGCAAGAAAATGGTGGCAATTCCGCGCGATCCACTTCGATCTCGCCTATAGTCGCTCGACCAAAATCCAACAAGGGTCGTCGGTGAAGGCGATCGCGTCGGTGTACCCCCACAGCCTGGCTGCGAGAGGGGGCCGCTGACGAATTAGCCCGTCTTGTAGAGTCTGGCAGTCTTCGAACCTGGAGGGATCACCATGCGGAACCTGGCCAGCTGCATCTGCGCTCTGCTGATCGTATTTTTCGCGTTGGCTCCCGGAGCATCTGCACAGGAGGAAGGCCAAGACGACGCCTCCGAATACGTGCGCCCGGGCTTCTATGTGGGAGGTGGCGGAGGCGTCGGCTTTCCAATTGTCTGGGACAATGACTTCGATGATGACCTGACCAAACTAGCCAGCACTTTGTCGTTCCAAAATGGAAATTCAAACATCGTTGCAATTGATGGTGCCGACCGAGCCCTTATGCAATTGATCACGGTGGATGGTACAGACATTGACGACGACTACCGGTTCGGCGTGAACGGTGTATTCGGTTATCGCGCTGGGCCACGGGCGGCGTTCGAGTTGGAGGGCGAATGGCTGATCGGTTCCAACAAATCGAACCTGGACATCAACAACTCGACGGGGACACACACGGTCGAGGTCGACAAAATTTGGACGATCACAGCGAACGTGAAGGCGTATCTACCCTTCATCACCGGGCGGTTTCAACCCTTCGGGAAGTTCGGCGTGGGATTGCGCCATTCCAGACTTATTACCGACATCGCGACCTTTGGCTTGACCACGACAAACGTTGACGCGGATCTCGTCGTGCCCGCCGACTTTATCATCAAAACGACCGAGTCGAGTCTCGACGGCGCGCTCCGCTGGGGGGCCGGCATCGACATCTATGCAACCCCGAACTTCCTTACCGAGATCAATGCGACCTACGTCGTACCGTTCGCGGATGTGGGTTCCTTGCATTCGGACTATGTGTCCATTCAATGGCGACTCATCTATCGATTTTAAGTGCCGATTTTAAGTGCCGATTTTAAGTGCCGATTTTAAGTAACACCTTTAACGCTGATGAATCCAGAAGCCCCCGCAACCTCCACGCAGGTCTCCAGGTGGCGAGCGCAGCTAGTAGGCAACACGATGAGTGCTGAGATTTACGCAACGCCGCGCACTATAATTCTGACTCTTGAGAAGGAGCTGCGATGACCTCCCCACGTTCAATCCGACTGATGCTTCCAATGCTGACTGTCCCAGTTGCGTTTCAAATCTTGGGGATTTTCGCGGGGTCCATCCTCTTCATGGCTTGCGGCAAAGGCATCGGCAACGGTGACGCTGGTAGTAGTGGCACGCGGCCGGCATTCACCTCCACGCAGATCATCGACGCGACCGGCGACACTGGGAAGACACTCAATTTTCCCCAAGGTATTGCCGTCGACGCGACGAGCGGCGATGTCTACGTCACGGGCTTTCTCACCCACAACGCCTTCAAGATCACGCCAGGTGGCGTCATCACGGAGATCATCGACGTTTTCGGCGAGACCGGTAACGGGTCATGTGATTTAGCTGACCGCAACAACAGAAAGCCGCTCTGTGAATCCCTTGCCGTTGCAGTGGACCCCATCAGTGGCAATGTCATGGTCACTGGCTTTGAAAGCTGGAACGTTTTTGAAATTACACCGACCGGCGGATGTAGCACTGGCGGCATACCGTGTACCATCACAGAGGTCATGGAGCAAAGATCCGTCAGCGGCCCAGATACTCTCAAAGGCCCCTATGATCTTGACTTTGACTCCAGCAGCAATCTCTACGTTTCGAGCGCTGAAAGCAACCGCAGCTTTCGGAGATCATCGGTCGAGACAGTCACGGTGATCATCGACCCGGGGGGAAACAAGGCCGGGATTGTACTCCGTGTCCCCCATGGCATCGCCACGGACTCGATGGGCAATGTCTACATCACGGGTTCCGGCACTAGCGCCAATAACGTCTTCAGGATCGCGAACCCGGTAACATGCAGCTCGAGCGTGGGGGGTACACCGTGCACCATCACGGTGATCATCGACGGAACCGGCGACGGGACCGGGAATCTATTCGCTGACCCCCATGACATTGCCGTGGACTCGAGCGGCAATGTCTACGTCACCGGCTCGACCACCAACAACGCATTCAAGATCGAGATCGACAGGCGGGAACCTGCAGCACGACGGGCACACCCTGCACCATCACGCAGATCATCGACGCAAGCGGCGACGGGACCAGTCCACTCGATTTTGCCCGTGGCATCGCCGTCGATGCCAACGACAATGTCTACGTCGCGGGCTCTGCCAGCCACAATGTCTTTTGGATCACGCCGGGTGGGGTCATCACGGAGATCATCAACGTAGAAGGTGATGGAACGAATTCACTCACGATCCCCCATGACCTTGCCGTGGACTTGAGCGGCAATGTCTACGTCACGGGCGCTGGCACCAACAACGTCTTTCGGATCGCCGTTCCCTAGCCACGTCTCAACCCGGCATGAGTGCACGAAGCGAAGATCTCGGCTCCCTGCGCGAGAGTTCCGCGGCGGTAATCGCCGCGGAACCCTCGCGTTTTTGGTTTCAGATCGCTTCGATCTACGGTACCGGGGCCTCTACGATGTCTTCCCAGAACGGTGTCGGCTTGAGAAAGTCCGCAGTCCACTCGTTCAGCAGGACACCGTCCGCCTCTTGTGAATAGAACAGCGGCGATTGAAGGGCAGTATGCGACGTGTCACCCGAGACAATGAACCGCTTATAGCGGTCGGGGTGCGATTCGTTCAAGAGCCCGTGGCCAGTCACGACGAGGTTGCGGAATGTCACCGGGTCGAACAGGAGTTCGAGGAAGAAGCGGTTGGTCAGATCAGCATCCGTCTCGTAAAACGCCTCGCGGATCGTGGAATCGTTGTCGAGCCTCCACTGAATGATTGCAGTCGGGTCACCCATGTCGTCGCAGTCCGTGCAACTCGCGGGATAGAACTGCCCGAACTGCCAATCGGCCGCACGCGCAGCAATGGAGCCTATCGCGTTCGGATTGACCGTCACTGGCCCGGCGTCATTGAAGACCGTGAGATGGACCTGGTTGTCGTAGGCGAGCCGGACGAGGAACGGTGCGAAGGCTGCGACGCCAACACCGCCCGCGCTCGAACCCGCAACCGTAATCTCGCTGGCGTTCGGAAAGACGTTTCTCGCCAGGTCTATGCCGGCAGATTGGTTTCGTAGCCCGCGATGGAAGCGAATTACGGCTGCGGGCACTCTCCAATTGCAACACCAAAGGCCGGGTCGAAGACGTCATTATCTCCCGAGAAGACCGAGCCGTCACAGTACGGCATATAGAGGATCGAATAGTCGGCGAAGGGATTGTCCATCGAGTCAAAGTCAAAAATCCCTGTCGGCGGTCCCGGCGGCTCTTGAGCTTCGGAAAGGACGTTGCAGTTGTAGAAGTCCTGCCAACAAGCGCCACCGCCTTGCTCGAAGATGAGAAGTTTGGCGGGGTTGCCTTCCCGGCTGAATGCCGAAAACGCTGTTCCCGCAATGCAGATCGGGCCGTCGCCTCCGTCGGGATCGAAGGTGTGTTTTGTCCATCCGTCACCAACGTCCGTGGAAACTACGGGCGTAAATTCACCGAGGTACTTTGTCGACGCCGGCGGCGACCAACTCGTCCACCGCATCGCTGTTGAGGCCTCGTTCCGGTCGATCGCCAGCACCCATCATCACGACCGCAGCAAGCGCTAGACCGAGTACTGCTAATGGCTTGTATTTCATCGACTTCATCTCGCCTTCCTCCAAAGGGTAATTAGACTCAATGACATCACGATGACATGGCTCGCCCATAGGGTCAACAACGGTTCAGTGTCATATGACTTCAAGTCATATAGTCGATGATGATGTCATGGCTTCCGACCGCCAAAGACCAACAGCGTCCCTCTGCTGCGAGTTCGTACTAAAAGCGCTGCCTTAATGTCCGGCTCCTTCGAGTTCGATCACTGGCGTCTTTTGTCTCGGTAGCGATCCTCCGATAAGAAACGCATGAGCCACAGCGCTACACACTCGGCAATGGCGACTTCGCGACAGCACTCATTAGTAGGAGCATTCGTCCTGGTGATGGCGCTCCTGACCGGCTGTGCATCACCCGTGCCGTCCGAGTCCTCTGCAATTCTTTCCCATGGCGCGAGCCCGAGCGCAGTGCGCAAGGCCGTGGTCGATACGGCGCGCCGCATGATCGGCGTGCCGTACCGAAACGGCGGCAGCATTCCCGAGGAAGGTTTCGACTGCAGTGGCCTCGTGGTCTACAGCTATCGGCGCGCAGGGATGCGTGGTCTCCCGCGGACGGCCCGAGACCTGGAGCGGCAAGCAGTGCCGGTTTCGTTGGACGCGCTGCTACCTGGCGACTTGCTCTTCTTTCGGCTGGGTGGCACCAGGACCAACCATGTAGCCATCTACGAGGGCAACCGACGCTTCATCCACGCACCTTCGAGGGGCAAAGGGGTAGAGCGCGTCGCATTCGATCATGTCTACTGGGGACCCCGGATCTTACGTGCCGGACGACTGCTCCCCTAGACGGGACTCTGGACGTGGCGGTGAGGCGGAGCCAATTCCGATTGTGAGCGACTAGCTACGGCGGCGGCGTTTCGCCAGCAGGCCGACCAAACCAAGGCCGAGCAACATACCGGTGGAGGGCTCGGGGACTGCGGTGGAGCGGATGTAGGAAAACGGGGTACCGGATCCAGGCTCTTCCCCCCAGCTTGTAAAACTGATGTCGATGTAGATGTCATCGCTGATCAAGTGCAGGACACCGGGAATGCCGACCGTCGATGGCGGCCCATCGCCCCGGCCGCCGTGTGCCACGAACCAGGTATTGAATGTCAGGTTTTCGAAGTTCGCCGCGGCAATTTCCTGCCCAACGTTGAACCCGCTCAGAGCCCAGGCCCATTCGGTGTCGGCTGGGCTCGATGAAGTAAAAGCATCCTCGGATGCGAAGTTGTAGATGCCCATGCTGCCCGCACGCGCGATCCAGACCGCATCCGTAATGCGATCCTGGTTTTCGGCCAGGGTATGGTCGGCGAATGCGTCTTTGGAAAAGGTAATCATTGGGCCACTCCAAATCGTGGCCGCGAGGGCCGACGATGGAGCCGTCAACAGGCAAATCGCAATGGAACAGCGGAGCAACAGGATCCTGGTGGTGGGCAGCATCGCGGAATCTCCCTCCCCCCTTTGATTCTCTAGAGTCAATCAAGAGTGGTTCCGGGAGGACAATTGTGTCGAAAATTGTGTCAAATTGAGCTGGCCTACTCGACCGATCCGCAGATCAGTAGCAGCATGACAAATGGCTCAAAATCACTGGTAAAATGTCCCGATCCGAAAGGGGTCGGCATCTATCGGCTGTTGCTTCGGCGGTGGGCGCCAACTCGTCGGTCGAGCATCCGCGCCAAGGGACAATTTCAAGGTCAGGCAGAGATTTTGCTTGCAATTCGCGGTGTTACCCTGTCATGCTGATCTTCTAGTCCAAGAGCCGCACGAAACTGCTCTGACTGCTGTTCAACCTGGCTTGTACAAGCTGCTTAGTGTTGGTTTATCTCGGAGGAAGTTTCTGATGCGAATTCATACCGCTCTGATCGTGCTCTCGCTGGTCGCTTGTCTACCGCTACACGCCAGCGCTGCGACGGTCAACCTGACCGCAACTTTGGACGGCCCGTCGGCAAACGCCGGCGCCGGAAGTGGCTCACCCGGTCTCGGTGCGGCCACAATGGACTTCGACACGGTTACCAAGGTCCTCAGCTGGAACATCAGTTGGAGTGGACTCAACGGATCGCCGACCGCAATGCATTTTCATGGGCCCGCGACGCCCGTCCAGAGTGCAGGCGTACAAGTCGGAGTTGGAGTCGCAGGTCCACCTGTGATTGGCAACGAGGTACTCGACGCTGTCAAGGAGGCCGATCTCCTCGCGGGACTCTATTACCTGAATCTTCACACCTCGACAGATCCGGGTGGTGAGATCCGAGGTCAAGTCCTGGTGGTCGTGACAGGCCCGTCCCTGGGCCCGCTCGGCATCGCGGCAGTCTTGAGTCTGCTGGGGCTTGCAATCCATCGTAAGCTTCGCGCGTAGCTCGCCTGACCGGCGCGGTTGAGATTGGCAATACGATAATGTGTTGAGCCATGACCATGCCGGCAATCGTGATCGTTGGCGCGGGAATCAACGGATTGGTTGCAGCCAACTATCTGCAGCGCTCGGGCTGCGACGTCACGATGATCGAGCGCGCCCACAGAGTTGGCGGCGCCTGTGTGTCCGAAATTGCCAACGTCGGCGGTGAAGACCAGTGCTACGCACTCGGGGCCTCGGTCTTCGGTCACATGCAAAGATTTATCTACGAAGACACCGGACTAGCAAGCCGATTGCAGGTCTACATTTCCAAGCATCCGGAGCTTGTGCATTTTTTGGGCGATGAAGAGCCTACCTGGATCTCTCGCAATCCAGCAGAAATGGCTCGCGAGCTCGCCGACAAGTGGGGAGAGAACGGAGACGTCGAGGGGTTTCGTGCGGACGAGGCACGTGTAATTCATTTTCTGCAAGACGGTTTTGTCAATGCGCTGCCCCCCTCGATCAGCGATGCAAAGCATGTCCTCGGCGATACCCTGACACACATCTGGATCTCGGGCACGGCAAGATCTCTGCTGGATCATTACTTTACTAGCGAACGGATGAAAATCTTCACGGCCATGAAGGTCACGGAAAGTGGCCCAGTCTCTCTCGACGACCCCTACACCGCGTTCACATTGCCGCGGCTGAACTCAGGATCGATATTTGACGGCGATTACAGATTCGTCAAAAGCGGCATCTGGCGAGTCACAGAAGAACTCGGCGCAATCAACGATGAACTCGAAGTCACGACTCACCTGTCGAGCAAGGTATTGGAAGTCGACACGGTTCACGGGAACTTGACATACGAGCGGAACGGCAGCGAGCACCGGAAAGACTTTGATTTCTTGATATTCGGCACCGACCCGCTCACCGCGTGTCGGCTTGTGGGCAACGAGGATCAGGTCGCACAAACCCAAGCGCAGCGATTTCGAGGCACCAGCGGAAAACTGAATCTGATGTTCAAAGACCAAGTCCGATGGAAACACAACTCCAAGGATGCAGGATCTGATGCGGCGTTCCGCTACTTCTTCTCAGTGAACGACCTTGCAGAGTTTGAAAAGGCGACTCTCGACGTGCTCGATGATGCAGTGGCCTACGCTCCCTACGGATTCGGCCCCCCCCGACACCAAGTTTTGAGGTCTGACATACTCCACAAGTGCAAGTCCGACCCTTTAGCGAATCCGACATGTCCACCACTGTCGCCCTTTGGCACGAGACGCGGAAAGACACCTATCAATTTCTGGAGACGGAAGCAGTGATCACGCTCGAAGACAGCGCGCGGTACTTCCGGGAAATGATTCTGCCGGGCGCAGATCTCTGGGTCGCGGAGGAGCAAGGGCAGATTCTTGGCTACCTGGCGCTGAAGGGTAGTTACATTGATCGGCTGTATGTGAGACCGAGCGCCCAGCGGATTGGCCTGGGGCTCGCGCTCCTCAGCAAAGCCCGGGAGCTTTCTTCGGATGGCCTTGAATTGCATACCCATCGAGAGAATACGAAGGCGTGTCGATTCTACGAAAAGCATGGTTTCAAAGCAGTGCGATTTGGCGTCAGCCCGCCACCAGAATCAGCGCCCGATGTCGAATACCACTGGAGATCGGACTCGGGGACTCGAGCCGTACTACTAAATGGGAACTGAAGCGCGGATCCATCCTTCTCAGCATGCCAAGTATCCATGGCGGATCGCCGGAATCGCGCCTGATTTCGAGTTGATCGACGCCTGGCTTCTCCCAGCCACGGGAACGCTCGAAGAGTTCTCCGACCTTCGGAACCTCTTCGTTTCGTTCGATCCCGCAGCGGACTTTGGTTCAAGAATGAGCCGGGCTCTCTTCGCGCTGCGCAGTTGGTTGGGCGCACGCTTTGGTTGGGACGAGGAAATCAACAGCCTGCCGATTCCCGGGTGCAGCGAAACTTCGCTGCGCGATCGCTTGCCGGATGATCTCTCTCCGGAGACCGACGAGACCGCCGGCGACAGCCCGTTTCGACCCGTGTATCGAACCGACGACGAATGGGCTCTCGAGCTATCGAATTCTACTGTGCATGCGGTCATGCACATCGGCTGGGTTCCGCAGCCCGACGGTTCGTATCGCGGGCAGATGGGGGTCTACGTCAAGATGCGTGGAAGGCTCGGGCCCCCCTACATGGCAATGATCGCGCCGTTTCGGCACTACATCGTGTACCCGGCACTGATGAGAAGAATCGACCGCGCCTGGAAGAACCGCGGTTAAGAATAGTAAAATCAAGCCGCAAATTTGAAGAGATTTCCGATAACGGGTCTTATATCAAAACTTGAAATGAGAGAGCCGCCCCTGTCTTCGGGCGCTAGCGGTTCGTACCGTC
This region of Myxococcales bacterium genomic DNA includes:
- a CDS encoding NAD(P)/FAD-dependent oxidoreductase, yielding MTMPAIVIVGAGINGLVAANYLQRSGCDVTMIERAHRVGGACVSEIANVGGEDQCYALGASVFGHMQRFIYEDTGLASRLQVYISKHPELVHFLGDEEPTWISRNPAEMARELADKWGENGDVEGFRADEARVIHFLQDGFVNALPPSISDAKHVLGDTLTHIWISGTARSLLDHYFTSERMKIFTAMKVTESGPVSLDDPYTAFTLPRLNSGSIFDGDYRFVKSGIWRVTEELGAINDELEVTTHLSSKVLEVDTVHGNLTYERNGSEHRKDFDFLIFGTDPLTACRLVGNEDQVAQTQAQRFRGTSGKLNLMFKDQVRWKHNSKDAGSDAAFRYFFSVNDLAEFEKATLDVLDDAVAYAPYGFGPPRHQVLRSDILHKCKSDPLANPTCPPLSPFGTRRGKTPINFWRRKQ
- a CDS encoding outer membrane beta-barrel protein, giving the protein MRNLASCICALLIVFFALAPGASAQEEGQDDASEYVRPGFYVGGGGGVGFPIVWDNDFDDDLTKLASTLSFQNGNSNIVAIDGADRALMQLITVDGTDIDDDYRFGVNGVFGYRAGPRAAFELEGEWLIGSNKSNLDINNSTGTHTVEVDKIWTITANVKAYLPFITGRFQPFGKFGVGLRHSRLITDIATFGLTTTNVDADLVVPADFIIKTTESSLDGALRWGAGIDIYATPNFLTEINATYVVPFADVGSLHSDYVSIQWRLIYRF
- a CDS encoding C40 family peptidase, whose product is MSHSATHSAMATSRQHSLVGAFVLVMALLTGCASPVPSESSAILSHGASPSAVRKAVVDTARRMIGVPYRNGGSIPEEGFDCSGLVVYSYRRAGMRGLPRTARDLERQAVPVSLDALLPGDLLFFRLGGTRTNHVAIYEGNRRFIHAPSRGKGVERVAFDHVYWGPRILRAGRLLP
- a CDS encoding NHL repeat-containing protein, which codes for MLTVPVAFQILGIFAGSILFMACGKGIGNGDAGSSGTRPAFTSTQIIDATGDTGKTLNFPQGIAVDATSGDVYVTGFLTHNAFKITPGGVITEIIDVFGETGNGSCDLADRNNRKPLCESLAVAVDPISGNVMVTGFESWNVFEITPTGGCSTGGIPCTITEVMEQRSVSGPDTLKGPYDLDFDSSSNLYVSSAESNRSFRRSSVETVTVIIDPGGNKAGIVLRVPHGIATDSMGNVYITGSGTSANNVFRIANPVTCSSSVGGTPCTITVIIDGTGDGTGNLFADPHDIAVDSSGNVYVTGSTTNNAFKIEIDRREPAARRAHPAPSRRSSTQAATGPVHSILPVASPSMPTTMSTSRALPATMSFGSRRVGSSRRSST
- a CDS encoding CHRD domain-containing protein, with the protein product MRIHTALIVLSLVACLPLHASAATVNLTATLDGPSANAGAGSGSPGLGAATMDFDTVTKVLSWNISWSGLNGSPTAMHFHGPATPVQSAGVQVGVGVAGPPVIGNEVLDAVKEADLLAGLYYLNLHTSTDPGGEIRGQVLVVVTGPSLGPLGIAAVLSLLGLAIHRKLRA
- a CDS encoding GNAT family N-acetyltransferase; amino-acid sequence: MITLEDSARYFREMILPGADLWVAEEQGQILGYLALKGSYIDRLYVRPSAQRIGLGLALLSKARELSSDGLELHTHRENTKACRFYEKHGFKAVRFGVSPPPESAPDVEYHWRSDSGTRAVLLNGN
- a CDS encoding PDZ domain-containing protein, whose amino-acid sequence is MMPKIAASGIATALACAWGCTSAPLPPEVSPEELDRSVAEVAATSVGNYVKQRARVLDIEYALTTGSAKRCAPLRPQAGVLLFHPGTFADDSIRAAANRNHALGEHLSVVHVVPGSSFDLAGIRPGDELLEIDRKTIRTESEFSDLLLETSERSSLQILVLRGEAQLELPVQLAHGCPVKFILSHDHDYRIVTGQGSKLLIYVPEGVTSFVADDDTLGMVLAHQFAHVLFDDPEKTWQEQELRADRYGLHLAATAGFDVSGAVKYWEAVAVEYPWLIGEALSASGPLWKGFGEHPHYGLGRRVAGIRATVREIAARQTANVSSGISPPPGN
- a CDS encoding PEP-CTERM sorting domain-containing protein gives rise to the protein MLPTTRILLLRCSIAICLLTAPSSALAATIWSGPMITFSKDAFADHTLAENQDRITDAVWIARAGSMGIYNFASEDAFTSSSPADTEWAWALSGFNVGQEIAAANFENLTFNTWFVAHGGRGDGPPSTVGIPGVLHLISDDIYIDISFTSWGEEPGSGTPFSYIRSTAVPEPSTGMLLGLGLVGLLAKRRRRS
- a CDS encoding CoA-acylating methylmalonate-semialdehyde dehydrogenase, which codes for MSVALKTETPQKLKYFMDGAWHESKSGVYMPVTNSSTGELMAEAPRCSIDEVNACVESAHAAFPAWRDTPVSQRIQVMFRYKALLDKHKDELATLLATEMGKTLVEAHGDVFKAIEVVELACSVPVTMQGRSTMNTSTGFDTVSYREPLGVFVGIAPFNFPAMIPMGWMVPLAIATGNTYVLKAASLVPQTAMRMVELLAEAGLPAGVMNMVTASRDEAEPLLRHPMVRGVTLVGSKKIGLHVYKTAAAEGKRVQALTEAKNHALILKDAPILATAQRVINSAFGCAGERCMALPAICVEEEIADELVGTILDIAKRLKMGAAWLPDTEMGPMVTSEHRESVHAWVDKGSKEGGDLILDGRNPTVPGYEGGYFMGATVFDNVTSDMRIGIDEIFGPVLSVKRVRDFEEGLAEMNASEFANGSAIFTMNGRYAREFSRRTDAGMVGINVGIPVPMSTFPFCGHKNSFFGDLHCMGTDGISFFTETKAVTSHWFNESDLQGGKVGTWS